A genomic segment from Pararge aegeria chromosome 15, ilParAegt1.1, whole genome shotgun sequence encodes:
- the LOC120630078 gene encoding cyclin-K encodes MPYWYYDKKDLQNTPSFRDGIPTETENRYRKEGARFIIDTGSKMDLGYNTVATGVVYFHRFYMFHSFRTFPRYITACCCLFLAGKVEETPKKCKDIIKVAKSLLTELKFGSFGEDPKEEVMTLERILLQTIKFDLQVEHPYGYLLKYAKCLKGDKAKLQKMVQMAWTFVNDSLCTTLCLQWEPEVIAVALMFLAGKLSKFEVMDWNGRTPKHTAWWDMFVEDITMELLEDICHQVLDLYSPQTQPSGSDSPPEVTASRASKNDKKPSVTPPTSVSPVAAAKVLPVPAITPVKNGSDLKLEPPKIDMRFTYPGYPTMPAYPPVYTAPPPTIPPPNRLPIPQGPPPPLRYAEPPPAPSRFPPVNVPPPNYFGPMAPRGPLPSRGPIPPGPLPPRPYYPPP; translated from the exons atGCCCTATTGGTATTACGATAAAAAAGATTTACAGAACACGCCGTCATTTCGCGATGGGATCCCGACCGAGACCGAGAACCGTTACAGGAAAGAAGGCGCAAGGTTTATCATTGACACGGGATCGAAAATGGACTTAGGTTATAATACTGTTGCCACTGGTGTTGTTTATTTTCATCGTTTCTACATGTTCCATTCGTTTAGAACATTCCCGAGGTATATAACCGCGTGTTGCTGCTTGTTTCTTGCGGGTAAAGTGGAGGAGACGCCAAAGAAATGTAAGGATATAATAAAAGTGGCAAAGTCGTTGCTAACTGAGTTGAAGTTCGGTTCGTTCGGAGAGGACCCTAAAGAAGAAGTGATGACATTAGAGAGGATCTTGCTGCAGACGATAAAGTTCGACCTGCAAGTTGAGCATCCTTACGGATATCTGTTAAAGTATGCGAAGTGCCTTAAAGGTGATAAGGCTAAACTACAAAAAATGGTACAAATGGCATGGACTTTCGTTAACGACAG TCTGTGCACCACACTGTGCCTACAATGGGAGCCTGAAGTGATAGCTGTAGCTTTAATGTTCCTGGCTGGAAAACTAAGCAAATTTGAAGTGATGGACTGGAATGGACGGACACCCAAACACACTGCTTGGTGGGATATGTTCGTTGAGGATATCACTATGGAGTTGCTTGAGGATATTTGCCACCAG GTACTCGATCTATACTCGCCTCAAACCCAGCCTTCTGGAAGCGATTCGCCCCCGGAAGTAACCGCCTCCCGCGCTTCAAAAAACGACAAGAAGCCCTCCGTTACACCGCCCACTTCCGTATCGCCTGTCGCCGCTGCTAAAGTCCTGCCAGTGCCTGCCATCACGCCAGTGAAAAATGGCTCGGACCTCAAGCTGGAGCCCCCGAAAATCGATATGAGGTTCACTTACCCTGGATACCCGACCATGCCGGCTTACCCCCCCGTATACACTGCCCCTCCACCTACAATACCCCCTCCTAATCGGTTACCTATACCTCAAGGTCCCCCGCCACCCTTAAGGTACGCGGAACCGCCACCAGCCCCTTCGAGATTCCCGCCTGTGAACGTCCCCCCTCCCAACTACTTCGGGCCGATGGCCCCGCGAGGCCCATTACCGTCGAGGGGCCCCATCCCTCCGGGCCCCCTGCCCCCGCGGCCCTACTACCCGCCCCCGTAA
- the LOC120629957 gene encoding regucalcin-like isoform X1, with amino-acid sequence MPIYNTRLSYHTTVLTWRVFVVFFVYRYRVFKMSVQVSAVTPPVWLGEGPHWSHEQQALFFVSIFDKSIHKYDPATGHHTSAKLDDMPGFIIPLGGAAGRFVVGLKLAVVVVAWDGEGAARVERTVARLDAHCPQNRINDAKADPRGRLFVGTMGYEYEPGKFHLKKGSLYRIDSDGSAHRVVRDVDISNGLCWDESERAFYYADSFEYAIRRYDYDVDTGAISNPRIVFRYKDHGLDGIVDGMTIDTDGNLWVANFDGSQVLKIDPRAGSLLQRVAVPALQTTSCTFGGPALDQLYVTSAAMHRGAEPRAPAGATFRVSGLAARGRPDRPVNLQLTQ; translated from the exons ATGCCAATATATAATACGCGACTGTCATACCACACTACAGTTTTGACTTGGCGAGTATTCGTGGTTTTTTTTGTGTACCGTTATAGAGTTTTTAAG ATGTCCGTGCAAGTGAGCGCCGTGACGCCGCCCGTGTGGCTGGGCGAGGGCCCGCACTGGTCGCACGAGCAGCAGGCGCTGTTCTTCGTCAGCATCTTCGACAAGTCCATCCACAAGTACGACCCCGCCACCGGCCACCACACCAGCGCCAAGCTCG ACGACATGCCGGGGTTCATCATCCCGCTGGGCGGCGCCGCGGGCCGCTTCGTGGTGGGGCTGAAGCTGGCCGTGGTGGTGGTGGCGTGGGACGGCGAGGGCGCGGCGCGCGTGGAGCGCACGGTGGCGCGCCTGGACGCGCACTGCCCGCAGAACAGGATCAACGACGCCAAGGCCGACCCGCGGGGCAGGCTCTTCGTCG GTACCATGGGCTACGAGTACGAGCCGGGTAAATTCCACCTAAAGAAGGGCTCGCTGTACCGCATCGACTCCGACGGCTCGGCGCACCGCGTGGTGCGAGACGTGGACATCTCCAACGGCCTGTGCTGGGACGAGAGCGAGCGCGCGTTCTACTACGCCGACTCGTTCGAGTACGCGATACGCCGGTACGACTACGACGTCGACACGGGCGCTATAT CGAACCCGCGGATCGTGTTCCGGTACAAGGATCACGGGCTGGACGGGATCGTCGACGGAATGACCATCGACACTGATGGCAACCTGTGGGTGGCCAACTTTGACGGCTCGCAG GTGCTGAAGATCGACCCCCGCGCCGGCTCTCTGCTGCAGCGGGTGGCGGTGCCGGCGCTGCAGACCACGTCGTGCACGTTCGGCGGGCCCGCGCTCGACCAGCTGTACGTGACGTCGGCCGCCATGCACCGCGGCGCCGAGCCGCGAGCGCCCGCCGGCGCCACCTTCCGCGTGTCGGGCCTGGCCGCGCGGGGACGGCCCGACCGGCCCGTGAACCTCCAACTGACCCAATAA
- the LOC120629957 gene encoding regucalcin-like isoform X2, translating into MSVQVSAVTPPVWLGEGPHWSHEQQALFFVSIFDKSIHKYDPATGHHTSAKLDDMPGFIIPLGGAAGRFVVGLKLAVVVVAWDGEGAARVERTVARLDAHCPQNRINDAKADPRGRLFVGTMGYEYEPGKFHLKKGSLYRIDSDGSAHRVVRDVDISNGLCWDESERAFYYADSFEYAIRRYDYDVDTGAISNPRIVFRYKDHGLDGIVDGMTIDTDGNLWVANFDGSQVLKIDPRAGSLLQRVAVPALQTTSCTFGGPALDQLYVTSAAMHRGAEPRAPAGATFRVSGLAARGRPDRPVNLQLTQ; encoded by the exons ATGTCCGTGCAAGTGAGCGCCGTGACGCCGCCCGTGTGGCTGGGCGAGGGCCCGCACTGGTCGCACGAGCAGCAGGCGCTGTTCTTCGTCAGCATCTTCGACAAGTCCATCCACAAGTACGACCCCGCCACCGGCCACCACACCAGCGCCAAGCTCG ACGACATGCCGGGGTTCATCATCCCGCTGGGCGGCGCCGCGGGCCGCTTCGTGGTGGGGCTGAAGCTGGCCGTGGTGGTGGTGGCGTGGGACGGCGAGGGCGCGGCGCGCGTGGAGCGCACGGTGGCGCGCCTGGACGCGCACTGCCCGCAGAACAGGATCAACGACGCCAAGGCCGACCCGCGGGGCAGGCTCTTCGTCG GTACCATGGGCTACGAGTACGAGCCGGGTAAATTCCACCTAAAGAAGGGCTCGCTGTACCGCATCGACTCCGACGGCTCGGCGCACCGCGTGGTGCGAGACGTGGACATCTCCAACGGCCTGTGCTGGGACGAGAGCGAGCGCGCGTTCTACTACGCCGACTCGTTCGAGTACGCGATACGCCGGTACGACTACGACGTCGACACGGGCGCTATAT CGAACCCGCGGATCGTGTTCCGGTACAAGGATCACGGGCTGGACGGGATCGTCGACGGAATGACCATCGACACTGATGGCAACCTGTGGGTGGCCAACTTTGACGGCTCGCAG GTGCTGAAGATCGACCCCCGCGCCGGCTCTCTGCTGCAGCGGGTGGCGGTGCCGGCGCTGCAGACCACGTCGTGCACGTTCGGCGGGCCCGCGCTCGACCAGCTGTACGTGACGTCGGCCGCCATGCACCGCGGCGCCGAGCCGCGAGCGCCCGCCGGCGCCACCTTCCGCGTGTCGGGCCTGGCCGCGCGGGGACGGCCCGACCGGCCCGTGAACCTCCAACTGACCCAATAA
- the LOC120630042 gene encoding 2-oxoisovalerate dehydrogenase subunit alpha, mitochondrial, with translation MALKSGVSFIRLKRLFHGIRLLSTHTRPEISQNGSKTAAFPGATAPYVTEMKILNEHSYDPIPIYRVLDNCGEVIDKTEEPNIDNETLLNMYKTMVQLNQLDKILYESQRQGRISFYMTNYGEEGIHVGSAAALYPRDMVFAQYREVGVFLYRGMTVTEIINQCYGNHEDPGKGRQMPVHYGSKQRNIVTLSSPLATQMPQAVGAAYAFKRVPNNDRCVICYFGDGAASEGDAHAAFNFASTLECPVILFCRNNGYAISTPTSEQYRGDGIAARGPALGLHTIRVDGTDALAVYKAVEKARALAIQNKPVLIEAMSYRVGHHSTSDDSSAYRPVEEIHKWTQEENPVQKLRLYLEGKGLWNTDSDKKFAKEARDLVLRTMQEAEKKKKPHWKEMLEDVYYDMPPNLQKQMNEMEKHLKKYKEHYPMDQYQSE, from the exons ATGGCGCTTAAAAGTGGAGTTAGTTTTATACGTTTGAAAAGACTTTTCCATGGAATAAGA TTACTTTCGACACATACCAGACCAGAAATATCACAAAATGGCAGCAAAACCGCAGCTTTTCCGGGTGCTACAGCTCCTTACGTGACCGAAATGAAGATTCTAAATGAACACAGTTACGACCCTATTCCAATATATAGAGTGCTAGATAACTGTGGAGAAGTCATAGATAAAACAGAAGAACCGAATATAGATAATGAGACACTTCTCAATATGTACAAAACCATGGTGCAGCTTAACCAACTGGATAAGATTCTATATGAATCTCAAAG ACAAGGTAGAATATCCTTCTATATGACAAATTATGGGGAGGAAGGGATCCACGTTGGCAGTGCAGCAGCCCTTTACCCTCGAGATATGGTATTCGCTCAATACAGAGAGGTTGGAGTGTTCTTGTacaggggtatgacagttaccGAGATTATTAACCAGTGCTATGGAAACCATGAGGACCCTGGCAAAGGAAGACAGATGCCAGTACATTATGGTAGCAAGCAGAGAAACATTGTTACTCTATCCAGTCCGTTGG CAACACAAATGCCGCAAGCAGTAGGCGCAGCGTACGCGTTCAAACGTGTACCGAATAACGACCGCTGCGTCATCTGCTACTTCGGGGATGGCGCTGCTTCCGAAGGAGACGCTCATGCTGCTTTCAACTTTGCCTCTACGCTGGAATGCCCCGTTATACTCTTCTG TAGAAACAACGGCTATGCTATCTCGACGCCCACGAGTGAACAGTATCGTGGGGATGGGATTGCAGCTCGTGGCCCAGCGCTGGGACTACACACAATACGAGTTGACGGAACCGACGCTCTTGCTGTTTACAAGGCAGTTGAAAAGGCAAGGGCACTAGCGATACAGAATAAACCCGTACTCATCGAGGCTATGTCATACAG GGTGGGACACCACTCAACGTCAGACGATAGCAGTGCTTACAGGCCAGTGGAGGAAATACACAAATGGACTCAAGAGGAGAACCCTGTTCAGAAACTACGACTGTATCTTGAAGGAAAAG gctTATGGAACACGGATTCTGATAAAAAGTTCGCAAAAGAAGCACGTGATTTAGTCTTGAGAACGATGCAAGAAGcagagaagaaaaagaaaccgcACTGGAAGGAGATGCTTGAAGATGTTTACTATGATATGCCTCCTAATTTACA aaaacaaatgaatgaaatggAGAAACATCTGAAGAAGTATAAAGAACATTATCCTATGGATCAATATCAAAgcgaataa
- the LOC120629957 gene encoding WD repeat-containing protein 6-like isoform X3 yields MAILTRTDVTAVKMYESFVIAGIGSNLEVYTRDSGNFLQKTTALRGQKIYGIVPSHFESKLLIFGGKQFTISRTKLVIINNDENLVIEDDIESILCDDWLHSGVWLSKNKVAFLTAHNVVQIWNAENQSLENHYASPDNSILYSGLLLPLQDNLLVFSGTVFSEVIIHWCGDDKPLQYLKGHKGVIFSITCDPIKKIIVTTSDDRSLRIWSVKTTLNLEYSSKNYWENADIVCMHEKYGHSARVMRNCITTDYIISIGEDSRICFWDLEGKLLRKLVSHKNACIWALDANDKYLVTGGGDSGVILHPLSLLTEYCTSEIVKIEGSVKKVEFTAKGNIVILNGNDLIYYDLKSKMNDVHKLHHKSTYKLLTLSSCKQIIAVVDKTGILAIFIENCKDEVGIKNIINKELNLGNILSMHWVGNRHLVVCSDIGDITIIASRGTDIEVFGNYTLPPCKERWLTSSSLSDNKEMLVVSDRNGRMHIYLRGNKNPVKTFYRVHGRYGATTIQIVINQIITTGRDGVIKYFSINKHTNDVKHMNSKDLDFQWVEKFLDKNVNYICGFRERVFVIYDIKNNMEILEVSCGGGHRSWDAAHYYEKIGGNFEEFIRVVYIKNSEIQLKTFRLSTMVSKNIINGTHSKEINCLETYTVNSKGKTTFYISGGEDTTLRISRSSPQMSVQVSAVTPPVWLGEGPHWSHEQQALFFVSIFDKSIHKYDPATGHHTSAKLDDMPGFIIPLGGAAGRFVVGLKLAVVVVAWDGEGAARVERTVARLDAHCPQNRINDAKADPRGRLFVGTMGYEYEPGKFHLKKGSLYRIDSDGSAHRVVRDVDISNGLCWDESERAFYYADSFEYAIRRYDYDVDTGAISNPRIVFRYKDHGLDGIVDGMTIDTDGNLWVANFDGSQVLKIDPRAGSLLQRVAVPALQTTSCTFGGPALDQLYVTSAAMHRGAEPRAPAGATFRVSGLAARGRPDRPVNLQLTQ; encoded by the exons ATGGCGATATTAACGCGCACAGATGTGACGGCAGTAAAGATGTATGAATCTTTTGTGATCGCAG GTATAGGAAGTAATCTAGAAGTATACACTAGGGATTCCGGTAATTTTTTGCAGAAAACAACAGCATTAAGAGGCCAAAAAATATATGGTATCGTCCCGTCACATTTTGAATCTAAGCTTCTGATTTTTGGGGGTAAACAATTCACAATATCACGAACAAAGTTGGTTATAATTAATAACGATGAAAATTTAGTTATAGAAGATGATATTGAGTCAATACTTTGTGATGACTGGTTACATTCAGGTGTTTGgttatctaaaaataaagttgcATTCCTGACAGCCCATAATGTAGTACAA ATTTGGAATGCAGAAAATCAATCATTAGAGAACCACTACGCAAGTCCAGATAACTCAATACTATACAGTGGGTTACTGCTACCATTACAAGATAACCTTTTGGTGTTTAGTGGCACAGTGTTCTCTGAGGTCATCATACATTGGTGTGGAGATGATAAGCCACTTCAATATTTAAAAGGTCACaag ggTGTTATATTCTCCATAACTtgtgatccaataaaaaaaattatagttaccaCGTCAGATGATAGATCACTCAGAATTTGGAGTGTAAAAACTACACTAAATTTGGAATATTCTTCCAAAAATTACTGGGAAAATGCTGATATTGTCTGCATGCATGAAAAATATGGGCATTCTGCTAGAGTGATGCGAAATTGTATTACTACAGACTACATTATATCAATAGGAGAAGATTCCCGTATTTGTTTTTGGGATCTTGAAGGGAAGCTACTAAGGAAACTGGTGTCACATAAAAATGCTTGCATATGGGCCCTAGACGCAAATGACAAGTATTTAGTCACAGGTGGTGGTGACAGTGGTGTCATTTTACATCCTTTGTCATTATTAACTGAGTATTGTACTAGTGAGATTGTCAAAATAGAAGGTTCTGTAAAAAAAGTTGAATTTACTGCCAAAGGAAACatagttattttaaatggaaatgatcttatttactatgatttaaaatccaaaatgaatgatgtacataaattacatcataaatCTACTTATAAATTACTGACTTTATCATCATGTAAACAAATTATAGCAGTTGTTGATAAGACTGGAATATTAgctatttttatagaaaattgtaAAGATGAGGTTGGGATCAAGAATATAATTAACAAAGAATTGAATTTAGGCAATATACTATCCATGCATTGGGTTGGCAATAGACATTTGGTTGTTTGTTCTGATATTGGAGACATTACAATTATAGCTTCAAGGGGAACTGATATTGAAGTTTTCGGAAACTATACTCTTCCGCCTTGCAAGGAAAGATGGTTAACCTCTAGTTCTTTGAGTGATAATAAAGAAATGCTAGTAGTTAGTGACCGTAATGGTCGCATGCACATATACTTGCGCGGGAACAAAAATCCTGTTAAAACATTCTACAGAGTTCATGGTAGATATGGCGCGACGACAATACAAATAGTTATCAATCAAATTATTACAACTGGTAGAGATGGTGTCATTAAAtacttttcaattaataaaCATACTAATGATGTCAAACACATGAATTCTAAAGATCTTGACTTCCAATGGGTAGAAAAGTTTTTGGATAAAAACGTTAACTATATTTGCGGTTTTCGAGAAAGAGTATTTGttatatatgatattaaaaacaatatggaAATACTGGAAGTTAGTTGTGGTGGAGGACATAGATCTTGGGATGCTGCGCATTATTATGAGAAAATTGGTGGTAACTTTGAAGAATTTATTCgagttgtatatataaaaaactccGAAATACAATTGAAAACTTTTCGACTGAGTACAATGGTttcgaaaaatattattaatggaaCCCattcaaaagaaataaattgtttgGAAACTTATACGGTTAATTCTAAAGGAAAAACGACATTTTATATATCTGGTGGTGAGGACACTACTTTAAGAATATCTCGATCAA GTCCGCAGATGTCCGTGCAAGTGAGCGCCGTGACGCCGCCCGTGTGGCTGGGCGAGGGCCCGCACTGGTCGCACGAGCAGCAGGCGCTGTTCTTCGTCAGCATCTTCGACAAGTCCATCCACAAGTACGACCCCGCCACCGGCCACCACACCAGCGCCAAGCTCG ACGACATGCCGGGGTTCATCATCCCGCTGGGCGGCGCCGCGGGCCGCTTCGTGGTGGGGCTGAAGCTGGCCGTGGTGGTGGTGGCGTGGGACGGCGAGGGCGCGGCGCGCGTGGAGCGCACGGTGGCGCGCCTGGACGCGCACTGCCCGCAGAACAGGATCAACGACGCCAAGGCCGACCCGCGGGGCAGGCTCTTCGTCG GTACCATGGGCTACGAGTACGAGCCGGGTAAATTCCACCTAAAGAAGGGCTCGCTGTACCGCATCGACTCCGACGGCTCGGCGCACCGCGTGGTGCGAGACGTGGACATCTCCAACGGCCTGTGCTGGGACGAGAGCGAGCGCGCGTTCTACTACGCCGACTCGTTCGAGTACGCGATACGCCGGTACGACTACGACGTCGACACGGGCGCTATAT CGAACCCGCGGATCGTGTTCCGGTACAAGGATCACGGGCTGGACGGGATCGTCGACGGAATGACCATCGACACTGATGGCAACCTGTGGGTGGCCAACTTTGACGGCTCGCAG GTGCTGAAGATCGACCCCCGCGCCGGCTCTCTGCTGCAGCGGGTGGCGGTGCCGGCGCTGCAGACCACGTCGTGCACGTTCGGCGGGCCCGCGCTCGACCAGCTGTACGTGACGTCGGCCGCCATGCACCGCGGCGCCGAGCCGCGAGCGCCCGCCGGCGCCACCTTCCGCGTGTCGGGCCTGGCCGCGCGGGGACGGCCCGACCGGCCCGTGAACCTCCAACTGACCCAATAA